One Corynebacterium tuberculostearicum DNA window includes the following coding sequences:
- a CDS encoding choice-of-anchor M domain-containing protein, translated as MASPRTRFLATLSTLALITPATAVAGPDDGKHIATNTHVDSPKSFWENNDFVLKSEFGGQEPPIADTVAWVGKGYSATDNSNQYLYTLPANGTQDYIGAPGTTYYTAPHQVSGNTSPIWLGFGADASLPTDKFRDGVAFLDLLSVDGPGEVELFTNKDEDEDGTQLHRMLGSFPDSPHSAYLVAGTHTHNSTLFTKPGRYRLTYRTSARGKDGQLIANEPQTTTIQVGGQKPKEEKTPSLKERFAQSAAGNAAAAGYSLRMAPKSNPEKDGDDKLTTISFDAKNKAQGTLTLLIDGYFLTDLPVKNGHAQWDEYMGPDPSQVQAVFTPEGDSPRWISQPLDFQPGKSSHTDSSAAADTWQQTSQQRQLAPTEETELKELGYTIRMRKQGNGGTKIVVDTDDKNFNGLLTGGLYDTKGAKYPTVDLETPITNGHGEVAFDEGEYFKGYFAKVNLFPHSTFKAGHASSVITESFAFGENYEISGKFSTSNEEPEATPGKEDTPSSVPQPGTEEPQDSNAQCSDKYLLDRGHVDIKAQPAEGGFATVLRDDTAQIDKKSVDRKLDDVVLGVHDNALTPRNKKLAGKEFDFLGKPGERFYHLPQTQDQNIIWPGYNTQDLDYSSTKDNAVNLNLKPTSTPDGAEWGAFIDGSHGKGFSVLANSAAKDYTIETNFPAHTHTHWAFSKPGLYTFEATYTATGTDGKELKSAPQTLTFAVGDKTLDSCSFRAPGTTGSGKPSESPTDKPSAEPSQEPSTQPSTPDTPDTPAHPGRPEEPTGSSFSPWSLVLPAVLVVIFKAFYNFFRDNEDLIRKRFGLNF; from the coding sequence TTGGCTTCCCCACGCACCCGTTTCCTTGCCACGCTGAGCACTTTGGCGCTTATCACTCCCGCCACGGCTGTCGCAGGCCCCGATGATGGCAAGCACATCGCTACCAATACCCACGTTGACTCCCCCAAGTCTTTCTGGGAGAACAACGATTTCGTCCTAAAGTCCGAGTTTGGCGGTCAAGAGCCCCCAATTGCAGACACTGTTGCCTGGGTAGGCAAGGGCTACAGCGCCACGGATAACAGCAACCAGTATCTCTATACGCTTCCGGCAAACGGGACCCAAGACTACATTGGGGCCCCTGGCACGACTTACTACACAGCGCCGCACCAGGTATCCGGTAATACTTCGCCCATTTGGCTGGGCTTTGGCGCAGATGCTTCCTTACCCACGGACAAATTCCGTGACGGCGTAGCCTTCCTTGACTTGCTCAGCGTCGATGGCCCCGGCGAGGTGGAGCTTTTTACCAATAAAGATGAAGATGAGGACGGAACCCAGCTGCACCGTATGCTCGGTTCCTTCCCGGATTCGCCGCACTCTGCCTACCTTGTTGCCGGCACGCATACGCACAACTCCACTCTGTTTACCAAGCCCGGACGATACCGCCTGACCTACCGCACCAGTGCGCGCGGAAAGGACGGCCAGCTCATAGCCAATGAGCCACAGACCACCACCATCCAAGTTGGCGGGCAAAAGCCCAAAGAGGAGAAAACGCCGAGCCTCAAGGAGCGCTTCGCCCAGTCTGCGGCCGGCAACGCCGCTGCTGCAGGCTACAGCCTGCGCATGGCCCCCAAGTCCAATCCCGAAAAAGACGGTGACGACAAGCTCACCACCATTTCCTTCGACGCCAAGAACAAGGCACAAGGCACCCTCACTCTGCTTATCGACGGCTACTTCCTCACCGACCTTCCCGTCAAAAATGGGCATGCCCAGTGGGACGAATATATGGGCCCCGACCCGTCCCAGGTACAGGCCGTCTTTACCCCTGAGGGCGATTCCCCACGCTGGATATCCCAGCCCCTTGACTTCCAACCCGGCAAATCCAGCCACACCGATTCTTCTGCCGCCGCTGATACGTGGCAGCAAACCTCCCAGCAGCGCCAGCTTGCCCCCACCGAGGAAACCGAGCTAAAAGAGCTGGGCTACACCATCCGCATGCGCAAGCAGGGCAATGGTGGCACCAAGATCGTGGTGGATACCGACGATAAAAACTTCAACGGCCTTCTCACCGGCGGGCTCTATGACACGAAGGGGGCTAAATACCCCACTGTGGATCTGGAAACCCCTATTACTAACGGTCACGGCGAGGTTGCCTTTGATGAGGGCGAGTACTTCAAAGGCTATTTTGCCAAGGTTAACCTCTTCCCCCATTCCACCTTTAAGGCTGGACATGCTAGCAGCGTTATTACTGAGTCTTTTGCTTTTGGTGAAAACTATGAAATCAGTGGGAAGTTCTCCACTTCCAATGAAGAACCGGAGGCTACCCCAGGCAAGGAAGACACTCCGTCTTCCGTGCCGCAGCCAGGCACCGAAGAACCGCAAGACAGCAATGCACAATGCAGCGACAAGTACCTACTAGACCGTGGTCATGTAGACATCAAGGCCCAGCCTGCCGAGGGAGGCTTTGCAACGGTTCTGCGCGATGACACGGCACAGATAGACAAGAAATCTGTTGACCGCAAACTCGATGACGTGGTGCTCGGCGTACACGATAATGCGCTCACCCCGCGCAATAAGAAGCTCGCAGGCAAGGAGTTCGACTTCCTAGGAAAGCCTGGTGAGCGCTTCTATCACCTGCCGCAGACCCAGGACCAAAACATCATTTGGCCCGGCTATAACACCCAGGACCTGGATTATTCCTCAACCAAGGACAATGCCGTCAACCTCAACTTGAAGCCCACCTCCACGCCGGACGGTGCCGAATGGGGCGCATTTATCGATGGCTCCCATGGCAAAGGTTTTTCGGTCCTCGCCAATTCTGCGGCTAAGGACTACACCATCGAAACCAACTTTCCGGCCCATACCCATACGCACTGGGCCTTTTCCAAGCCTGGCTTGTACACCTTTGAGGCTACCTATACGGCCACGGGCACGGACGGCAAGGAACTAAAGTCCGCGCCCCAAACCCTCACCTTTGCCGTAGGCGATAAGACATTGGATTCCTGTTCCTTCCGCGCACCGGGCACGACCGGGAGCGGAAAGCCCAGCGAGAGTCCAACAGACAAGCCTTCTGCGGAGCCTTCTCAGGAGCCTTCCACGCAACCGTCCACCCCAGATACCCCGGACACACCAGCCCACCCCGGCCGGCCAGAAGAGCCTACAGGCTCCTCGTTTAGCCCGTGGAGTTTGGTCCTACCAGCGGTCCTCGTGGTGATTTTCAAGGCCTTTTATAACTTCTTCCGCGATAACGAGGACCTCATTCGCAAGCGCTTCGGCCTCAACTTCTAA
- the gltX gene encoding glutamate--tRNA ligase, whose protein sequence is MVGMTEVRVRFCPSPTGTPHVGMVRTALFNWAYARHTGGKLVFRIEDTDAARDSEESYQAIIDSLTWLGLGWDEGINVGGPHEPYRQSQRMDIYKEVLDKLIDGGFVYPAYSTAEEVEERHKAAGRDPKLGYDNFDRDLTQEQIDAFEAEGRKPVWRLRMPEQDWTWTDLVRGEMTFKSETQPDYVVARSNGAPLYTLVNPVDDALMRITHVLRGEDLLSSTPRQLALYDALKKIGVAEFTPEFGHLPFVMGEGNKKLSKRDPQSNLFNHRDNGIIPEGMLNYLSLLGWSLSADQDIFSMDDLVENFDVHDVLGNPARFDQKKLEAINADHIRQLDPEEFAFRLRNYLTEYTDFPADYDGEKFAFAADLVQTRIKTLSDAYGLMSFLVTPDADLKLDEKAAKKNLKEEAIQPLEVGIETLEGIAEWKTENIEAALSKALIEDLELKPRKAYGALRVAISGAQVSPPLFESMELLGKESTLARLRAAREVTPYAPAAQ, encoded by the coding sequence ATGGTGGGCATGACTGAAGTACGCGTTAGATTCTGTCCATCCCCAACCGGCACACCGCACGTAGGCATGGTGCGCACCGCGTTGTTCAACTGGGCCTACGCCCGCCATACCGGCGGCAAGCTGGTATTCCGCATCGAAGACACCGATGCTGCCCGTGACTCTGAGGAGTCCTACCAGGCCATCATCGATTCCCTGACCTGGCTTGGCCTGGGCTGGGATGAAGGCATCAATGTTGGTGGCCCGCACGAGCCTTACCGTCAGTCCCAGCGCATGGACATCTACAAGGAGGTCCTGGACAAGCTTATCGACGGCGGATTTGTCTACCCGGCATACTCCACCGCTGAAGAAGTGGAGGAGCGCCACAAGGCGGCTGGCCGTGACCCGAAGCTGGGCTATGACAACTTTGACCGCGATCTCACCCAGGAGCAGATCGACGCCTTTGAGGCTGAGGGCCGCAAGCCGGTCTGGCGCCTGCGCATGCCGGAGCAGGATTGGACCTGGACCGACCTGGTGCGCGGGGAGATGACCTTCAAGTCTGAGACCCAGCCGGACTATGTGGTGGCTCGCTCCAATGGTGCGCCTCTCTACACCTTGGTTAACCCGGTCGATGACGCCCTGATGCGCATCACCCACGTGTTGCGTGGTGAGGACCTGCTTTCTTCTACTCCGCGTCAGCTTGCGCTTTACGACGCCCTTAAGAAGATTGGCGTTGCCGAGTTCACCCCAGAGTTTGGCCACCTGCCCTTTGTGATGGGCGAGGGCAATAAGAAACTATCTAAGCGCGACCCGCAGTCCAACCTGTTTAATCACCGCGATAACGGCATCATCCCTGAGGGCATGCTCAATTACCTGTCCCTGCTGGGCTGGTCGTTGTCCGCGGACCAGGACATCTTCAGCATGGATGACTTGGTTGAAAACTTCGACGTCCACGACGTGCTGGGTAATCCCGCACGCTTTGATCAGAAGAAGCTCGAGGCTATCAACGCGGACCACATTCGCCAGCTGGACCCGGAAGAGTTTGCCTTCCGTCTGCGCAATTACTTGACCGAGTACACGGACTTCCCGGCTGACTATGACGGCGAGAAGTTTGCCTTCGCCGCTGACCTTGTCCAAACCCGTATCAAGACTCTGTCTGATGCCTATGGCCTCATGAGCTTTTTGGTGACCCCGGATGCCGATCTAAAGCTCGATGAAAAGGCGGCGAAGAAGAACCTCAAGGAAGAGGCCATTCAGCCGCTCGAGGTAGGCATCGAGACTCTCGAGGGTATTGCGGAGTGGAAGACCGAGAATATTGAGGCGGCACTATCCAAGGCCCTTATTGAAGACCTCGAGCTGAAGCCCCGTAAGGCCTACGGAGCACTGCGCGTAGCTATTTCCGGCGCTCAGGTTTCCCCGCCGCTCTTTGAGTCTATGGAGCTGCTGGGCAAGGAGTCCACCCTGGCGCGCCTTCGTGCGGCTCGTGAAGTGACTCCCTACGCGCCGGCGGCACAGTAG